Genomic DNA from Actinomycetota bacterium:
CTTACCGGTAGACAAGCGCATGTGGGCCGAGGACATCCGAGGCTCGATCGCGCACGCACGCATGCTAGCGAAGCAGAGCATCATCACCGAGGCGGATGCTGACGCCATCGAGGTCGGCCTCTCCGAGATATACCAGGAGATCCGCGACGGCAAGTTCTCGTTTCACATCGAAGACGAGGACATCCAC
This window encodes:
- a CDS encoding lyase family protein — protein: MSDTKTPWGGRFERTPGRFVQEFGASLPVDKRMWAEDIRGSIAHARMLAKQSIITEADADAIEVGLSEIYQEIRDGKFSFHIEDEDIH